In Solanum stenotomum isolate F172 chromosome 6, ASM1918654v1, whole genome shotgun sequence, one DNA window encodes the following:
- the LOC125867788 gene encoding receptor-like protein kinase HERK 1 — protein sequence MGSKYSKATTYITDASNSTYRLPFKSSRVLIAALEEATSNFDVKFLIGRGGFGSVYRAVLCDGTNVALKRHYPTSRKEFQTEIEMLSQLHHPYLVSLIGHCSENNEMILIYEYMENGNLTRHLYGSNLPTMSWEQRLEICIAAARGLHYLHNSVVIHHDVKSSNILLDENFVAKITDFGISKTIPELDQTHLSTMVKGSIGHSAPKYTIWGELTEKSDVYSFGVVLIEVLCARPAQYNLFRWRCLA from the coding sequence ATGGGAAGCAAGTATTCCAAGGCAACAACTTACATAACAGATGCTTCAAACTCGACTTATCGCCTTCCTTTTAAAAGTAGTCGAGTTCTTATTGCAGCTTTGGAGGAAGCAACTAGCAACTTTGATGTGAAGTTTCTCATTGGAAGGGGTGGCTTTGGGAGTGTTTACAGGGCTGTTTTGTGTGATGGCACAAATGTGGCCTTGAAAAGGCATTATCCTACGTCTCGTAAAGAGTTCCAAACAGAAATTGAGATGCTCTCTCAGCTCCACCATCCCTATCTCGTTTCATTGATTGGACACTGTAGTGAAAATAATGAGATGATTCTAATTTATGAGTACATGGAGAATGGGAACCTCACTAGACATTTGTATGGCTCAAATCTACCCACTATGAGCTGGGAGCAGAGGCTGGAGATATGCATCGCGGCAGCCAGAGGCCTGCATTACCTTCATAACAGTGTAGTTATACATCATGATGTCAAATCTTCAAACATATTGCTTGATGAGAATTTTGTGGCAAAAATTACTGATTTTGGAATATCCAAGACAATTCCTGAGCTTGATCAAACCCATCTTAGCACAATGGTGAAAGGAAGTATAGGCCACAGTGCCCCTAAATATACTATCTGGGGAGAGCTTACAGAAAAATCTGATGTTTATTCTTTTGGTGTTGTTTTAATCGAAGTTCTTTGTGCTAGGCCTGCCCAGTACAATCTCTTCCGATGGAGATGTTTAGCTTAG
- the LOC125867783 gene encoding receptor-like protein kinase HERK 1, with amino-acid sequence MGSKYSKATTSINDDTTYGVPIESFLIPFVDLEEATNNFDVKFLIGECGFGKVCRGVLCDGTKVALKTYNPMSEQGIVEFQTEIGMLFRLRHPYLVSLVGYCKERDEMILVYEYMENGNLKSHLYGTDLPTMSWEQRLEICIGIARGLQYLHTNAVIHCDVKSTNILLDENFVPKITDLGLSKTGPDLDQDQISILMKGTMGYLDPEYFNRGQLTEKSDVYSFGVVLFEVLCARPAIVQTPPSGMISLAEWVVESQKKGQLEQIIDPNLVAKIRPESLRMFGETAVKCLALSGEDRPSMGDVLWKLEYALCLQESVIQHDPDCKSMISVI; translated from the coding sequence ATGGGAAGCAAGTATTCCAAGGCAACAACTTCCATAAATGATGATACTACTTATGGCGTTCCTATTGAAAGTTTTCTAATTCCTTTTGTAGATTTGGAGGAAGCAACTAACAACTTCGATGTGAAGTTTCTCATTGGAGAGTGTGGCTTTGGGAAAGTTTGCAGGGGTGTGTTGTGTGATGGCACAAAGGTCGCCTTGAAAACCTATAATCCTATGTCCGAACAAGGTATTGTAGAGTTCCAAACAGAAATTGGGATGCTCTTTCGGCTCCGCCATCCCTATCTCGTTTCATTGGTCGGATACTGTAAAGAAAGAGATGAGATGATTCTAGTTTATGAGTATATGGAGAATGGGAATCTCAAGAGCCATTTGTATGGGACAGATCTTCCCACTATGAGTTGGGAGCAGAGGCTGGAGATATGCATCGGGATAGCAAGAGGTCTGCAATACCTTCATACCAACGCAGTTATACATTGTGATGTCAAATCTACAAACATATTGCTTGATGAGAATTTTGTGCCAAAAATTACTGATTTAGGACTATCCAAGACAGGGCCTGACCTTGATCAAGACCAGATTAGCATACTCATGAAAGGAACTATGGGCTACCTTGACCCTGAATATTTTAATAGGGGACAACTGACAGAAAAATCTGATGTTTATTCTTTCGGTGTTGTTTTATTCGAAGTTCTTTGTGCTAGGCCTGCCATAGTTCAAACTCCTCCGAGTGGGATGATTAGTTTAGCTGAATGGGTAGTGGAGTCGCAGAAGAAGGGGCAGTTGGAACAAATCATAGATCCCAATCTTGTGGCCAAAATAAGACCAGAGTCCCTCAGGATGTTTGGAGAAACGGCGGTGAAATGCTTAGCTTTGTCTGGTGAAGATAGGCCATCAATGGGTGATGTGTTGTGGAAACTGGAGTATGCACTTTGTCTCCAAGAGTCTGTTATTCAACATGATCCTGACTGCAAGTCAATGATTTCAGTCATTTGA